TTGCCGGCCGCTGGGGGTGCATGCTACGAATTTGCCGCGCGACGCGCGCTGCGGGAGACGGGCATGTCCGGCCACAATAAGTGGAGCACGATCAAGCATAAGAAGGGCGCGGCGGACGCTAAGCGCGGTCGGATCTTCACCCGCATCATCCGCGAGGTGACGATCGCTGCCCGCACCGGTGGAGGTGATCCGGGTCATAACGCGCGGCTGCGCTCGGCGATCACCGCGGCGCGAGCTGCGAACATGCCCAGCGACAACATCGAGCGGGCGATCAAGCGGGGCACTGGCGAGCTCGAGGGCGTCAACTATGACGAGGTGACCTACGAGGGTTACGGACCGGGTGGGGCCGCGGTGCTCGTCGAAACGCTGACCGATAATCGCAACCGCACGGTGGGCGAGGTGCGCCACATCTTCACCAAGCATAACGGAAATATGGGCGAGAGCGGCTGTGTTGCCTGGATGTTCTCGCGGGTTGGCGTGATCGCCGTGCCCAAGGATAAGATCGGCGAAGAGGAGCTCTTCGAGCGCGCGCTCGAGGCTGGCGCGGACGATGTGCGAGAGGAGGGCGGGCGTTTCGAGGTCCACTGCGCCCACGCCGGTGTGCACGATCTCGCCGAGCGCCTGCGGGCCGCCGGGGTCGCGGTCGAGTCGGGCTCGGTGGCGATGGTGCCCCAGACGACGATCAAGCTGCAGGGGCGAGAGGCGGAGGTGATGCTCCGGCTCTACGAGGCACTGGAAGACAACGACGACGTGCAGAACGTCTGGTCTAATTTCGACATCGATGACGCCCTGCTCGAGCAGCTCGCCGGTTGATCGGGTTGCCTGTCGCCCTCGCTCGCGCTTGCTCGGGGCGCTCCCCGGGTCTGTCGGCGCTCGCTCGTGGCCGGCGCTGAGCCGTGACCCGCATTCTGGGCATCGACCCTGGCACTCGCATCACCGGCTTCGCCGTGATCGAGCAGGTCGGGCGGCGCCTCAGCGTCTGCGACAGCGGCACCATCCGCCTGCAGCCACAGCTTGAGCTGAGCGAACG
The Pseudomonadota bacterium DNA segment above includes these coding regions:
- a CDS encoding YebC/PmpR family DNA-binding transcriptional regulator; its protein translation is MSGHNKWSTIKHKKGAADAKRGRIFTRIIREVTIAARTGGGDPGHNARLRSAITAARAANMPSDNIERAIKRGTGELEGVNYDEVTYEGYGPGGAAVLVETLTDNRNRTVGEVRHIFTKHNGNMGESGCVAWMFSRVGVIAVPKDKIGEEELFERALEAGADDVREEGGRFEVHCAHAGVHDLAERLRAAGVAVESGSVAMVPQTTIKLQGREAEVMLRLYEALEDNDDVQNVWSNFDIDDALLEQLAG